One window of Campylobacter sp. RM12651 genomic DNA carries:
- the nrfD gene encoding NrfD/PsrC family molybdoenzyme membrane anchor subunit, whose amino-acid sequence MENKMSAVVLEGFSVQRTWALDVVNDFFIAGASFGAFLCASLYLVFGLKNYKNIALFSMIISFVCLCAIPFNLIDDLKQPSRVFEIFLNGWGNLSTSAMKIGIILLITYPILLILLAYNHINNKNTKKLGIITLIVSFCIPLYTGYILGTSVGVSFWNTPVLPLLFAANGGVGGVGICALVLFIYSKIINYKINLFIFIRLASALIVCDLLLRLFWFSFMLGFNKEIKELYQYVFMARFYEIFILEFCLIFIILINLFTRLKNNQFFLLLAFLSMIIYSFSFKFNVVFAGNSMPKIMSGFLTYTPKILGSDSLGSVFGNWLICISLFCLLVSILEKQIKGELSE is encoded by the coding sequence ATGGAGAATAAAATGAGTGCTGTAGTTTTAGAAGGTTTTAGCGTTCAGCGAACTTGGGCTTTAGATGTTGTGAATGATTTTTTCATAGCAGGAGCTAGTTTTGGAGCGTTTTTATGTGCTAGTTTATATTTAGTATTTGGATTGAAAAACTACAAAAATATCGCCCTATTTTCAATGATAATTTCTTTTGTTTGTTTATGTGCAATTCCTTTTAATTTAATTGATGATTTAAAACAACCTAGCAGAGTTTTTGAAATCTTTTTAAATGGCTGGGGTAATCTATCAACTTCAGCTATGAAAATAGGAATTATATTACTTATAACCTACCCTATTTTACTAATACTATTAGCATATAATCATATTAACAATAAAAATACTAAAAAATTAGGAATAATCACACTTATTGTATCTTTTTGCATTCCTTTATACACTGGATATATTTTAGGAACAAGTGTTGGAGTTAGTTTTTGGAATACACCTGTTTTACCACTTTTATTTGCTGCAAATGGCGGTGTAGGAGGTGTTGGAATATGTGCTTTAGTCTTATTTATATATTCAAAAATTATAAATTATAAAATCAATCTTTTTATCTTTATAAGACTTGCTAGTGCTTTAATAGTATGTGATTTATTATTAAGATTATTTTGGTTTAGCTTTATGCTTGGTTTTAATAAAGAAATTAAAGAGCTATATCAATATGTATTTATGGCTAGATTTTATGAGATTTTCATACTTGAGTTTTGCTTAATTTTTATTATTTTAATAAATCTTTTTACAAGATTAAAAAACAATCAATTCTTTTTATTACTTGCATTTTTGTCTATGATAATTTATAGCTTTAGCTTTAAATTTAATGTAGTTTTTGCAGGAAATTCTATGCCAAAAATTATGAGTGGATTTTTAACATACACACCAAAAATCTTAGGTAGTGATAGTTTAGGTTCTGTATTTGGCAATTGGCTAATTTGCATAAGTTTGTTTTGTCTTTTAGTAAGCATATTAGAAAAACAAATAAAAGGAGAATTAAGTGAGTAG
- the dsrO gene encoding sulfate reduction electron transfer complex DsrMKJOP subunit DsrO → MNRRVFITTTLASSSYAFSLKNNGIDKKDKRYIGDSKKRYAMLIDLRKCIGCQACTAACINENQVPHEQFRTFVTEYELSKSDEVFKAFLPELCNHCENPPCVSVCPTGATFKREDGIVLVDNEICWGCSYCVNACPYDKRFINKNTKVADKCTFCVHLIDNNELPACVQTCVGRARIFGDLNDSSSEISQILKDYPTSVLKQNFGTKPQVFYINLDNELNEINPNHKMFQDISKEFDLALEEEWRIK, encoded by the coding sequence ATGAATAGAAGAGTATTTATTACAACCACATTAGCTTCATCAAGTTATGCTTTTAGCCTAAAAAATAATGGAATAGATAAAAAAGATAAAAGATATATAGGAGATAGCAAAAAACGCTATGCAATGCTAATTGACCTTAGAAAATGTATCGGCTGTCAAGCTTGCACTGCTGCTTGTATCAATGAAAATCAAGTCCCCCACGAACAATTTAGAACATTTGTTACTGAATATGAATTAAGTAAAAGCGATGAAGTATTTAAGGCATTTTTGCCAGAACTTTGTAATCATTGCGAAAATCCACCTTGCGTAAGCGTTTGTCCTACAGGAGCAACTTTTAAAAGAGAAGATGGAATAGTATTAGTAGATAATGAAATATGCTGGGGTTGTAGTTACTGCGTAAATGCCTGTCCTTATGATAAAAGATTTATTAATAAAAATACAAAAGTAGCTGATAAATGCACTTTTTGTGTGCATTTAATAGATAATAATGAATTACCAGCTTGTGTTCAAACCTGCGTTGGTAGGGCTAGAATTTTTGGCGATTTAAATGATAGTTCAAGTGAAATTTCACAAATATTAAAAGATTATCCAACAAGTGTTTTAAAGCAAAATTTTGGGACTAAACCACAAGTTTTTTATATTAATTTAGACAATGAATTAAATGAAATCAATCCTAATCATAAAATGTTTCAAGATATTTCAAAAGAATTTGATTTGGCTTTAGAAGAAGAATGGAGAATAAAATGA
- a CDS encoding cysteine ABC transporter substrate-binding protein, with the protein MKKVILSLVAGALLTCFANARNIEEIKTSDNIKIGVFADKPPFGFVDKEGKFQGYDIYFAKRIAKDLLGSEDKLTLVPVEAASRVEFLQSDKVDIILANFTKTPERARVVDFALPYMKVSLGIASPKNAEIKDIKELDGKTLIVNKGTTADAYFTKNKNGVNLAKYDQNTETFGALLDGRGAALAHDNTLLFAWVKNNPDFVVGISELGDIDVIAPAVKKGNKELLEWLNNEIVKLGEEQFFHKNYDETLAPVYGTDIDKESVVVEGGKL; encoded by the coding sequence ATGAAAAAAGTTATTTTATCACTTGTTGCAGGGGCTTTACTAACCTGTTTTGCTAATGCTAGAAATATTGAAGAGATTAAAACTAGCGATAATATTAAAATAGGTGTTTTTGCTGATAAACCACCATTTGGCTTTGTTGATAAAGAAGGTAAGTTTCAAGGCTATGATATTTATTTTGCAAAAAGAATTGCTAAAGATTTATTAGGTAGTGAAGATAAATTAACCTTAGTTCCTGTTGAGGCTGCTAGTAGGGTTGAGTTTTTACAATCTGATAAAGTTGATATTATTTTAGCTAATTTTACAAAAACACCTGAAAGAGCAAGAGTTGTTGATTTTGCATTACCTTATATGAAAGTTTCATTAGGCATTGCAAGTCCTAAAAATGCAGAGATTAAAGACATTAAAGAACTAGATGGAAAAACTCTAATCGTAAATAAAGGCACAACTGCTGATGCGTATTTTACAAAAAATAAAAACGGAGTAAATCTAGCAAAATACGACCAAAATACTGAAACTTTTGGAGCATTATTAGATGGCAGAGGTGCTGCACTAGCACACGATAACACCTTGCTTTTTGCTTGGGTTAAAAACAATCCTGATTTTGTAGTAGGTATTAGTGAATTAGGAGATATTGATGTAATCGCACCTGCTGTTAAAAAAGGCAATAAAGAGCTTTTAGAATGGCTAAATAATGAGATAGTAAAACTAGGCGAAGAGCAATTCTTCCACAAAAATTATGATGAAACTCTAGCACCTGTTTATGGAACTGATATTGATAAAGAAAGTGTTGTTGTAGAAGGCGGCAAACTTTAA
- a CDS encoding amino acid ABC transporter ATP-binding protein, with product MSILKLENINKFYGNNHALKDISFEVNKGEVVVLVGPSGCGKSTTLRCINGLENIASGNIYIKNEIITKDYKNWQEIRKYVGMVFQSYELFDHLNVLENILLAPMKVQKRKKDEVLKQALDLLQKVGLEHKQNAYPKELSGGQKQRIAIVRALCMNPEIMLFDEVTAALDPEIVREVLDVLLNLAKEEKTMLIVTHEMAFARAVADKIIFMDSGKIVEIASPEEFFTNPQTNRAKQFLNMFEFKKD from the coding sequence ATGAGTATTTTAAAACTTGAAAATATTAATAAATTTTACGGCAATAACCACGCTTTAAAAGATATTTCTTTTGAAGTTAATAAAGGCGAAGTTGTTGTTTTAGTAGGGCCTAGTGGCTGTGGGAAAAGCACAACTTTAAGGTGTATTAACGGACTTGAAAATATAGCTAGTGGAAATATTTATATAAAAAATGAAATAATTACTAAAGATTATAAAAACTGGCAAGAGATTAGAAAATATGTTGGAATGGTGTTTCAAAGCTATGAATTGTTTGACCATTTAAATGTGCTTGAAAATATCTTATTAGCTCCTATGAAAGTTCAAAAGCGTAAAAAAGATGAAGTTTTAAAACAAGCCCTAGATTTATTGCAAAAAGTTGGTTTAGAGCATAAACAAAACGCCTATCCAAAAGAGCTAAGTGGCGGTCAAAAACAAAGAATTGCAATAGTTAGAGCTTTATGTATGAATCCTGAAATTATGCTTTTTGATGAAGTTACGGCTGCGCTTGATCCTGAAATAGTAAGAGAAGTTTTAGATGTATTATTAAATCTTGCAAAAGAAGAAAAAACAATGCTAATAGTAACTCACGAAATGGCATTTGCTAGAGCTGTAGCTGATAAAATTATTTTTATGGATAGTGGCAAAATTGTTGAAATTGCAAGTCCTGAAGAGTTTTTTACAAATCCGCAAACTAATAGAGCTAAGCAATTTTTAAATATGTTTGAATTTAAAAAGGATTAA
- a CDS encoding amino acid ABC transporter permease — MSEILFDLSIYSRLYEGLKVTLFISFVSIFFSIIGGLVLGVFMSLGNKIIFYILKIILEIIRFMPIIVWLFLIYFGMSSWLSIDAISATIIVFVIWGMFEMMDLVRGAITSIPKHQFESSIALALSKYQMYRYIILPLALKRLIPNVINLLSRMIKTTSVAYLIGVVDILAIGNQLKEVTLFISNLAPLYIYTIIFFIYFIICYPLSKISKILEKRWS, encoded by the coding sequence ATGAGTGAAATATTATTTGATTTATCAATTTATTCAAGGCTTTATGAAGGCTTAAAAGTTACTTTATTTATATCTTTTGTATCTATATTTTTCTCAATTATAGGTGGGCTTGTTTTAGGCGTTTTTATGAGTTTAGGAAATAAAATTATTTTTTATATTCTAAAAATAATTCTTGAAATTATAAGATTTATGCCTATTATCGTTTGGCTATTTTTAATATATTTTGGAATGTCAAGTTGGCTTAGTATAGATGCTATTAGTGCTACTATTATTGTATTTGTGATTTGGGGTATGTTTGAGATGATGGATTTAGTAAGGGGTGCAATAACAAGTATTCCTAAACACCAATTTGAAAGCTCAATCGCACTTGCACTTAGTAAATACCAAATGTATAGATATATTATTTTGCCACTTGCATTAAAAAGATTAATTCCTAATGTAATAAATCTTTTAAGCCGTATGATTAAGACTACTTCAGTAGCTTATTTAATAGGTGTTGTAGATATTTTAGCAATAGGTAATCAATTAAAAGAAGTTACATTATTTATTAGCAATCTAGCACCTTTATATATTTATACAATTATATTTTTTATATATTTTATAATTTGTTATCCCTTATCAAAAATATCAAAAATACTAGAAAAAAGGTGGAGTTAA
- a CDS encoding amino acid ABC transporter permease, translating into MDFEVIKEFYPLYIDALILTIKLAFYGIVLSFLIGLFCMWVELHKLRFLKLICNAYIELSRNTPLLIHLFFLYYAMPKLGIKLEAFTCGVIGLAFLGGGYMAESLKSGLNAINKHQIEAGYALALSKNQVLYYILLPLSLRVSIASINANIIFLLKETSVVSVIALADLVYTAKDIIGLYYVTNEALFMLCVAYFIMILPLSLFLTWFEARIRK; encoded by the coding sequence ATGGATTTTGAAGTTATAAAAGAGTTTTATCCACTTTACATAGACGCATTAATCCTTACTATAAAACTTGCATTTTATGGCATAGTTTTATCATTTTTAATAGGGCTATTTTGTATGTGGGTTGAACTACATAAACTAAGGTTTTTAAAACTAATTTGTAATGCTTATATAGAGCTTTCAAGAAATACCCCGCTTTTAATTCATTTGTTTTTCTTATATTATGCAATGCCAAAGCTTGGAATTAAACTTGAAGCCTTTACTTGTGGAGTAATTGGACTTGCATTTTTAGGTGGTGGATATATGGCTGAGAGTTTAAAATCAGGTTTAAATGCTATTAATAAGCACCAAATAGAAGCAGGATATGCTCTAGCGTTAAGCAAAAATCAAGTTTTATACTACATATTATTGCCATTATCACTTAGAGTTTCTATAGCTAGTATTAATGCAAATATAATATTTTTGTTAAAAGAAACATCAGTTGTAAGCGTAATAGCTCTAGCTGATTTAGTCTATACAGCAAAAGATATAATAGGACTTTATTATGTGACTAATGAAGCTTTATTTATGCTTTGTGTTGCTTATTTTATAATGATTTTACCGCTTTCATTATTTTTAACTTGGTTTGAAGCAAGGATTAGAAAATGA